A region from the uncultured Macellibacteroides sp. genome encodes:
- a CDS encoding RagB/SusD family nutrient uptake outer membrane protein — protein MKKMNKIKYIFLSAFAALTLNSCDSLDIENTTSYDANLVWNDDALATAYVTNLYANVFDNWSCSADYASEQVHGMPFYDTSITLTSGNFKKFDYTTIRLINEAIAKIEAGGLDQSVKDELLGQVYFMRAYVYSDMVFYHGGIPYITVPQDKDKDDLYVSRNTTAECFDYLIADLDKAISMLPEKVSGASSEYGRIDQCFAKAYKAKVLLYKASPQFNPKSMYTNSHWQEAYEAAKTAYEFCVNKGAALTPSYSDIWLQEKGDEVVFAVVNSYPNKVAYWDYYIRPGSLSRSTAQNPPTWNLVKAFPMLDGKTYNDPTGKYYVGTEADLLQRFWKNRDPRFASSILYNGDLYPVQGTKSGYRQYTALGIADQDDSYGTNPKAGVNATNNDFNTGFFVRKGSDLSLSQDLVATYSIDYILMRFAEVMLTYAETANETGHQDVALEMLKQIRKRAGLEAGSDNMYGIAGTDRETLRKAILDERNIEFCFEGHRFMDLRRTRNMMKLNGLEKFGVEAIAINVDGTDMNLNEAKEKAAKFELKPENFRYKLQQVPLSKNSEKQFLVKESYYFFPIQQSKIDENQNLQQNIDWGGTFNPALE, from the coding sequence ATGAAGAAAATGAATAAAATAAAATATATTTTTCTTAGTGCGTTTGCAGCATTGACACTCAATAGCTGTGACTCGCTGGATATTGAAAATACGACAAGCTATGATGCAAATCTGGTTTGGAACGATGATGCATTGGCTACCGCTTATGTAACCAATTTGTATGCAAATGTTTTTGATAACTGGTCTTGTTCTGCAGATTATGCTTCTGAACAGGTTCACGGGATGCCATTCTATGATACGTCGATTACTTTGACAAGTGGAAATTTTAAGAAGTTTGACTATACAACGATTCGTTTGATTAATGAAGCGATTGCAAAAATTGAAGCTGGTGGTCTTGATCAATCTGTAAAAGATGAACTTTTGGGACAGGTATACTTTATGAGAGCTTATGTTTACTCGGATATGGTATTTTATCACGGAGGAATACCTTACATCACTGTACCTCAGGATAAAGACAAAGATGATCTGTATGTTTCCAGAAACACAACAGCAGAATGCTTCGACTACCTGATTGCCGACCTGGATAAGGCTATCTCTATGCTTCCCGAAAAAGTTTCCGGAGCTTCTAGTGAATACGGGCGAATTGACCAATGCTTTGCAAAAGCTTACAAAGCTAAGGTGTTGCTTTACAAAGCATCTCCTCAGTTCAATCCAAAGAGTATGTATACCAACAGCCATTGGCAGGAAGCTTATGAAGCGGCAAAAACTGCTTATGAATTTTGCGTGAATAAGGGTGCTGCTTTGACGCCAAGTTACAGCGATATTTGGTTACAGGAAAAGGGCGACGAAGTAGTTTTTGCCGTAGTTAACTCTTATCCGAACAAAGTAGCGTACTGGGATTATTACATCCGTCCGGGATCTTTAAGCCGTAGTACTGCGCAGAATCCTCCTACATGGAATCTTGTAAAAGCATTTCCGATGCTTGATGGTAAAACCTACAACGATCCGACGGGTAAGTATTATGTAGGAACCGAGGCTGATTTGCTTCAACGTTTTTGGAAAAACAGGGATCCTCGTTTTGCAAGTTCTATTCTTTATAATGGAGATCTTTATCCTGTTCAGGGTACAAAAAGTGGTTACCGCCAATATACAGCGTTGGGTATAGCCGATCAGGATGATTCATACGGAACGAATCCCAAAGCAGGTGTAAATGCTACTAACAACGACTTTAATACAGGGTTTTTTGTTCGTAAGGGTTCAGATTTATCTTTATCGCAGGATTTGGTTGCCACATATAGTATAGACTATATTTTGATGCGTTTTGCCGAAGTGATGCTAACTTATGCTGAAACTGCCAATGAAACCGGTCACCAGGATGTAGCTTTGGAAATGTTGAAACAGATCCGTAAACGTGCCGGTCTCGAAGCCGGTAGTGATAACATGTATGGTATTGCCGGTACAGATCGTGAAACACTTCGTAAAGCTATTCTTGACGAGCGAAATATTGAGTTTTGCTTTGAAGGGCATCGTTTCATGGATTTACGTCGCACCCGCAACATGATGAAATTAAATGGACTTGAAAAATTTGGAGTTGAAGCTATTGCGATAAATGTGGACGGAACGGATATGAACTTGAACGAAGCAAAGGAAAAAGCCGCAAAATTCGAGTTAAAACCCGAAAATTTCCGTTATAAATTGCAGCAGGTTCCTCTAAGCAAGAATTCTGAAAAGCAATTCCTGGTTAAAGAATCCTACTATTTCTTTCCGATTCAGCAATCAAAAATTGATGAAAACCAAAATCTTCAGCAGAACATTGACTGGGGTGGAACATTTAATCCGGCTTTGGAGTAG
- a CDS encoding TonB-dependent receptor — MKISLILCLMALQVTASNVYSQYVNLKLSVKNTTVAAVISSITHQTGYEFSYDAELLNKQIKNVSVSAKNERIENVLTQLFKDTGIGFKILDNRVFLIENFEKNKTSENKTVEVQQKQKTVTGTILDQSGIPVIGANVIVKGSSVGTITDLDGNFTLTNVPDGASLLVSYIGFLEQTILVTNKTSFNITLKEDAQKLDEVVVVGYGTQKKVNLTGSITNVKTDELSSIATSNLSNTLAGRAPGMTITGNSGLMGSSSEIRMRGGFGDPLFVIDGVIRDKASFDALQPNEIDQLSFLKDAATASIYGSSAGNGVVLVTTKTGSKDSKPVFDYQGSYSFSKPTKTLFSDMFTATDELTYQNRVAEFQGLAIPNGDDEFEYFKDRSYNVNDYIWQNPWNTKHSLSVSGGNEDVQYYVLGSYLGEEGSYVNLKNQKFSLRSNLTTKLSKYLTMNLNLSAYQSDDKRFFWPYSDDDEFGVYDLYRCTFNALKTIPFYENADGTPSTARTDYPIYPAIGSWQSWNVVDQVIGDRYIKTRKRNMNAILSFNADLGFLLPGLSTKVLANYIGNDYTRKKYMTHQKNYKFQQADPKGNRFLPGPIDKDQVNIFTFGNAYENLQYGMNTLWSEQFNWFLNYNHSFGKHDVAATVVFEQSSNGGEYVYAKADNPLTSYDQMFVYSTDAEMRTGDASEETGGRLSWIGRFNYSYAQKYIAEFSFRYDGNTLFAKNQRWGFFPSVSAAWRLSQEDFMENTSDWLSDLKIRASYGTTGNDLDVYGNKITPFSYIEKYVSGSSYIYGDALANGITPGDVPNPYLTWATSTTYNGGLDFGFLNNRLSGTLDVFYRKEKNILGTRVVTLPSTYGQSLAPENYASRSWRGGEMSLIWRDQAANGKIKYSLYANVGYSKDQWDVLDQSAVYTTGNLSYLSQIGMADSRVVGYKAVDIIRTQEQVDALKSSGFKQWGRDPYLGGILYEDTHSDGYALGPDGKIDSNDSYNLLSDNAKPRINYGFGGSLNFKGISIDLLFQGVGGYDRFMGGPSGGFYQYGSTTRPYYPIWTSDDCWRTDNVDGKYPRVIGKSWYESGAGTSTFWKRNGAYLRLKNVNLGYDLPANFLRPLGLTKVQVFMNASNLFSISAVNEFMDPEQEYYDSYPLMKTFTFGLNFTF; from the coding sequence ATGAAAATCTCGTTGATTTTATGCTTGATGGCTCTTCAGGTTACCGCGAGTAATGTTTATTCGCAGTATGTGAATCTAAAACTCTCAGTCAAAAACACAACTGTAGCTGCCGTTATAAGCAGCATTACTCATCAAACCGGATACGAATTTTCTTATGATGCTGAATTATTAAACAAGCAAATTAAGAATGTATCTGTAAGTGCGAAAAATGAACGCATAGAAAATGTGTTAACCCAGCTATTTAAAGATACTGGTATCGGTTTTAAAATATTAGATAACCGAGTTTTTCTGATCGAGAACTTTGAAAAGAATAAAACTTCGGAAAATAAAACCGTGGAAGTACAACAAAAACAAAAAACTGTTACTGGTACAATCCTGGATCAGAGTGGCATTCCTGTTATTGGGGCCAATGTTATTGTTAAAGGATCATCGGTTGGTACAATTACAGATTTGGACGGAAATTTCACGTTGACCAATGTTCCTGACGGAGCCTCTCTGTTAGTTTCGTATATTGGTTTTTTGGAACAGACAATACTCGTTACGAACAAAACTTCTTTCAATATTACGCTGAAAGAAGATGCTCAGAAATTGGATGAAGTTGTTGTTGTTGGTTATGGAACACAGAAGAAAGTTAATCTGACTGGATCTATCACAAACGTTAAAACAGACGAACTGAGTTCAATCGCTACGTCGAATTTGTCAAATACACTGGCTGGACGTGCACCGGGTATGACCATTACAGGAAACTCAGGATTGATGGGATCATCTTCTGAAATCCGTATGCGTGGTGGTTTTGGTGATCCTCTTTTTGTTATTGATGGGGTTATCCGTGATAAAGCTTCTTTTGATGCTTTGCAGCCAAATGAAATTGATCAGTTAAGCTTCTTGAAAGATGCTGCTACCGCTTCAATTTACGGATCATCTGCAGGTAACGGGGTTGTGCTTGTAACAACTAAAACTGGTAGTAAAGATAGCAAGCCTGTTTTTGATTATCAAGGTAGTTATTCTTTTAGTAAACCAACGAAGACTTTATTTTCTGATATGTTTACAGCTACAGATGAGCTGACTTATCAGAATCGTGTTGCCGAATTTCAAGGTCTTGCCATACCTAACGGGGATGATGAATTTGAATATTTTAAAGACCGCAGTTATAATGTAAATGATTATATCTGGCAAAATCCTTGGAATACAAAACATTCATTGAGCGTATCCGGTGGTAATGAAGATGTTCAGTACTATGTTTTGGGTAGTTATTTGGGTGAAGAGGGTTCGTATGTTAACCTGAAGAACCAGAAGTTTAGTCTTCGTTCAAACCTTACTACCAAGTTGTCGAAATACCTTACCATGAACCTAAACTTGTCGGCTTATCAATCTGACGACAAGCGTTTCTTTTGGCCTTATTCCGACGACGATGAATTTGGAGTTTATGACTTGTATCGTTGTACATTTAACGCATTGAAAACAATTCCATTCTATGAAAATGCAGATGGGACACCTTCTACTGCGCGTACAGACTATCCTATTTATCCGGCAATTGGTAGCTGGCAAAGCTGGAATGTTGTAGACCAGGTTATTGGTGATCGTTACATAAAGACTCGCAAGAGAAATATGAATGCCATTTTATCATTTAACGCTGATTTGGGTTTCCTTCTTCCGGGATTATCAACTAAAGTGTTGGCTAACTACATTGGCAACGACTACACCCGTAAAAAATATATGACTCACCAGAAGAACTATAAGTTCCAGCAAGCTGATCCAAAAGGGAATCGTTTCCTTCCGGGCCCAATTGATAAAGATCAGGTTAATATCTTTACTTTTGGTAATGCATATGAAAACTTGCAGTATGGTATGAATACGTTATGGAGCGAACAGTTTAACTGGTTCCTGAACTATAACCATAGCTTTGGAAAACACGATGTTGCTGCTACTGTAGTATTTGAGCAATCGTCGAACGGTGGTGAATATGTATATGCAAAGGCTGATAATCCTTTAACTTCTTATGACCAGATGTTTGTTTATTCGACAGATGCTGAAATGAGAACAGGTGACGCTTCAGAAGAGACTGGCGGTCGTCTTTCGTGGATTGGTCGTTTCAACTATAGCTACGCTCAGAAATACATTGCAGAATTTTCTTTCCGTTATGATGGTAACACCTTGTTTGCTAAAAATCAGCGTTGGGGATTCTTCCCTTCTGTGTCTGCTGCATGGCGCTTAAGCCAGGAAGATTTCATGGAAAACACTTCAGACTGGTTGAGCGATTTGAAGATTCGTGCTTCTTATGGTACAACGGGTAACGACCTGGATGTATATGGAAATAAGATCACTCCGTTTTCGTACATTGAGAAATATGTTTCTGGTTCTAGCTATATCTACGGTGATGCACTTGCTAATGGTATTACACCGGGTGATGTTCCTAATCCTTACCTTACTTGGGCAACTTCTACAACGTACAACGGAGGTCTGGATTTTGGTTTCTTAAATAACCGGTTATCTGGTACATTGGATGTGTTCTACCGTAAAGAAAAAAATATTCTTGGTACCCGTGTTGTTACTTTACCAAGTACTTACGGACAGTCTCTTGCTCCTGAAAATTATGCCTCAAGATCATGGAGAGGTGGTGAAATGTCATTGATATGGAGAGATCAGGCAGCCAATGGAAAGATCAAATACTCTTTGTATGCTAACGTAGGTTATTCAAAAGATCAATGGGATGTCCTGGATCAAAGCGCTGTTTATACCACCGGAAACTTGTCTTATTTGTCACAAATAGGTATGGCTGATAGTCGTGTTGTAGGATATAAAGCAGTTGATATTATCCGTACACAGGAACAAGTTGATGCCTTAAAATCTTCTGGCTTTAAGCAGTGGGGTCGCGATCCATACCTTGGTGGTATCTTGTATGAAGATACACACAGTGATGGTTATGCGTTAGGTCCTGATGGAAAGATTGACAGTAATGACTCTTATAACCTGTTGTCGGATAACGCAAAACCCCGTATCAATTATGGTTTCGGTGGTAGTTTGAATTTTAAAGGGATTTCTATAGATCTTCTTTTCCAGGGTGTAGGAGGTTACGATCGCTTTATGGGAGGCCCTTCAGGTGGTTTCTATCAGTATGGTAGTACAACTCGCCCATATTACCCAATCTGGACAAGCGACGACTGCTGGAGAACAGATAACGTTGACGGTAAATATCCGCGTGTAATTGGTAAGAGTTGGTACGAATCAGGAGCTGGTACATCAACATTCTGGAAGAGAAACGGAGCTTACCTGCGTTTAAAGAATGTTAATCTTGGATATGATCTTCCTGCTAATTTCTTACGTCCGCTAGGATTAACGAAAGTTCAGGTATTCATGAATGCGTCAAACTTGTTCTCTATCTCTGCTGTGAACGAGTTTATGGATCCGGAACAGGAGTATTACGACTCTTATCCTTTGATGAAAACGTTCACATTTGGTCTTAACTTCACATTTTAA
- a CDS encoding family 16 glycoside hydrolase has protein sequence MKKIYLPIGALLLSASLWAQQPQGRTASTIVADVLAQMPAQQQAEYNKMLESLSSSGEEGVTMLVKMINEPGKGSNAQVDYALSGLTYYVMATGKEEARLTTAKAYAKALDMVSDREMKAFIIRQLQFLGKEESIPVLTKYLSQENLAGPATRALVAINSDKADLALTEALKNTKSNATIQKDIVLAIAEADASGAEQAIKDLLNSPDENMRKVALYALSQIGSVGSLSTLGDLAAKSGYSMEKTGANEAYIALIKKLANQGDTKVAESAASDLMTKATKAGKTQTRDAALEILVSIQKEKGLKLILDALKDDSKEYRNAALSYASGIVSDPVYIELIKAMDKAKPAPKTDVLNWIASQCQCLVQKENLRKLMVRFDLPAIDLIRKQLKNNDYDVKEATVWALVKLGDPNTIGDIAALLNSKDPKVVTLAQQGLASFKGDISPSVSRVMDKAPDAGKVAGIELLSLRKSAVHLNSVLAQTKSSNADVKTAAYEALKNVVEEKDFTNMCGMLETADAATITPLQQAVISSISEMSKEAQVSSVLNRMNLAGESKKHLYYVVLAQTGDNKALSIISEGFANGQGAAKDAAFEALLSCKGLEAADALYDICKSASASSYSDRALTAYVKLVSNPAYTGENRLIRLRKAMEIADNDTQKVAILRQIERTGTYLGMLYAGEFLDQKPLQQAAANAVMNIALGNKSFTGQNVKALLNKVKSVLDNPDAGYQKQAIQKHLDEMADVTGFVSLFNGKDLSGWKGLVKNPIERSKMKPAELAKEQVKADELAKNTWTATDGLLVFNGKGDNLCTEKPYGDFEMYVDWMLDPAGPEADAGIYLRGTPQVQIWDTSRVNVGAQVGSGGLYNNQVNPSKPLKVADNKLGEWNSFYIKMVGDRVTVYLNGDLVVDNVMLENYWDRSLPIFPTEQIELQAHGSKVSYRNIYVKELERPEAFQLSAAEKKEGYKILFDGTNMHAWTGNTVDYSIEDGAISMNPSKSFGGNLYTKDEYKDFVYRFEFQLTPGANNGLGIRTPMEGDAAYVGMELQILDSEHPIYKDLHEYQYHGSVYGIIPAKRGFLKPTGEWNYQEVIAKGNHIKITLNGTVIVDGDIKEATKNGTPDKKQHPGLFNEKGHIGFLGHGSPVKFRNIRIKELK, from the coding sequence ATGAAAAAAATATATTTACCAATAGGTGCCTTGTTATTATCAGCCTCATTGTGGGCTCAGCAGCCTCAGGGCAGAACGGCAAGCACTATTGTAGCTGATGTTTTGGCTCAGATGCCTGCTCAACAACAGGCCGAATACAATAAAATGCTGGAATCTCTTAGTTCTTCAGGTGAAGAGGGAGTGACTATGCTTGTTAAAATGATCAATGAACCAGGCAAAGGAAGTAACGCACAGGTAGATTATGCCCTGAGTGGTCTGACATACTATGTAATGGCTACCGGAAAAGAGGAAGCTCGGTTAACAACTGCCAAAGCTTATGCAAAGGCATTGGATATGGTTTCGGATCGTGAAATGAAGGCCTTTATAATCCGTCAGCTTCAGTTTCTTGGAAAAGAAGAAAGTATTCCTGTTTTAACAAAATATCTTTCTCAGGAAAACCTTGCTGGTCCTGCTACCCGGGCTTTAGTAGCTATAAATTCAGACAAAGCAGACCTTGCACTTACAGAAGCGCTTAAAAACACAAAGTCGAACGCAACGATACAGAAAGATATTGTGCTGGCGATAGCCGAAGCGGATGCTTCCGGTGCAGAGCAAGCAATTAAAGACTTGTTGAACAGTCCTGATGAAAATATGCGTAAAGTTGCCCTCTATGCTCTTAGTCAGATTGGCTCAGTTGGCTCTTTGAGTACGTTGGGTGATTTGGCTGCAAAGTCAGGCTATTCCATGGAGAAAACAGGCGCAAACGAAGCTTACATTGCGTTGATTAAGAAGCTGGCTAACCAAGGTGATACAAAAGTTGCCGAGAGTGCTGCTTCCGATTTGATGACCAAAGCTACAAAGGCCGGTAAAACTCAGACACGAGATGCAGCCCTCGAAATACTTGTTTCCATTCAAAAAGAAAAAGGATTAAAACTTATACTTGATGCCCTGAAAGATGATTCAAAAGAATATAGAAACGCAGCGCTTTCCTATGCTTCAGGTATAGTTAGTGATCCGGTTTATATCGAACTTATCAAGGCAATGGACAAGGCTAAACCTGCACCCAAAACGGATGTGCTAAACTGGATTGCCAGTCAGTGCCAGTGTCTGGTTCAGAAAGAGAATCTTCGAAAATTGATGGTTCGTTTTGATTTGCCGGCAATTGATTTAATTCGCAAGCAATTAAAAAATAATGACTACGATGTAAAAGAGGCTACAGTTTGGGCACTTGTTAAACTGGGAGATCCCAATACAATAGGAGATATCGCAGCCTTGTTGAATTCTAAAGACCCTAAAGTGGTAACTCTTGCCCAGCAGGGACTCGCATCTTTTAAGGGAGATATTTCTCCCTCTGTTTCCCGTGTAATGGACAAAGCTCCTGATGCTGGGAAGGTTGCCGGTATTGAATTGTTGTCATTACGTAAATCTGCAGTTCATCTGAATTCCGTACTGGCTCAGACAAAGTCGTCCAATGCGGATGTTAAAACAGCTGCTTATGAAGCATTGAAGAATGTTGTAGAAGAAAAAGATTTCACCAATATGTGTGGTATGCTTGAAACGGCCGATGCCGCGACAATCACTCCTCTTCAGCAGGCTGTAATTTCTTCTATCTCCGAAATGTCTAAAGAAGCTCAGGTTTCTTCCGTTCTTAACCGGATGAACCTGGCTGGAGAGAGTAAAAAGCATCTTTATTATGTTGTATTGGCTCAAACAGGAGACAACAAGGCTCTTTCAATTATTTCTGAAGGGTTTGCTAACGGTCAGGGAGCAGCCAAGGATGCTGCATTTGAAGCGCTTTTGAGCTGCAAAGGACTGGAAGCTGCTGATGCACTTTACGATATATGCAAATCTGCATCGGCTTCATCCTATTCAGATCGTGCATTAACGGCCTATGTTAAATTGGTTTCCAATCCTGCTTATACAGGAGAGAACAGATTGATCCGTTTACGTAAAGCTATGGAAATTGCTGACAATGATACACAGAAAGTAGCAATTCTTCGTCAGATTGAGCGCACAGGTACTTATCTTGGTATGCTTTACGCCGGAGAATTTCTGGATCAGAAACCTTTGCAACAAGCTGCAGCAAATGCTGTCATGAATATTGCTTTAGGAAATAAGTCATTTACAGGTCAGAATGTGAAAGCTCTCCTTAATAAAGTAAAGAGTGTGCTCGACAATCCGGATGCTGGTTATCAGAAACAAGCAATTCAGAAACATCTGGATGAAATGGCTGACGTAACAGGTTTTGTTTCATTATTTAATGGAAAAGATCTTTCAGGCTGGAAAGGATTGGTTAAGAACCCAATTGAACGCTCGAAGATGAAACCTGCAGAGTTAGCAAAAGAACAGGTTAAAGCCGACGAACTGGCAAAAAATACATGGACTGCAACAGATGGTTTGCTTGTTTTTAATGGAAAGGGTGATAATCTTTGTACAGAAAAGCCTTACGGCGATTTTGAAATGTATGTGGATTGGATGCTTGATCCTGCTGGTCCTGAAGCTGATGCTGGTATTTATTTACGTGGTACGCCTCAGGTACAGATTTGGGATACATCGAGGGTTAATGTTGGCGCTCAGGTTGGATCAGGTGGTTTATATAACAACCAGGTAAATCCGAGCAAACCTTTAAAAGTGGCTGATAATAAACTTGGAGAATGGAATTCTTTCTATATTAAAATGGTTGGCGACCGTGTAACGGTTTATCTTAATGGAGATTTGGTTGTAGACAATGTTATGCTAGAAAACTATTGGGATCGTAGCCTGCCTATTTTCCCAACAGAACAGATCGAGCTTCAGGCGCATGGAAGCAAAGTTAGCTACCGTAATATCTATGTGAAGGAATTGGAACGCCCTGAGGCTTTCCAGTTATCTGCAGCCGAAAAGAAAGAAGGCTATAAAATTTTGTTTGATGGAACAAACATGCACGCATGGACAGGTAACACAGTTGATTATTCAATAGAAGATGGAGCAATTTCTATGAATCCGAGCAAAAGCTTTGGTGGTAATCTGTACACAAAAGATGAATACAAAGACTTTGTATACCGTTTCGAGTTTCAGTTAACTCCTGGTGCTAACAACGGGCTCGGTATCCGTACTCCAATGGAAGGCGATGCTGCTTACGTAGGTATGGAGCTGCAAATACTAGATAGCGAACATCCAATTTATAAAGATCTTCACGAATATCAGTATCATGGCTCTGTTTATGGTATTATTCCTGCTAAGAGAGGTTTTCTGAAACCTACAGGCGAATGGAACTATCAGGAAGTGATTGCCAAAGGGAATCATATTAAGATAACCTTGAATGGTACTGTAATTGTTGATGGCGACATCAAAGAGGCGACTAAAAATGGTACACCTGATAAAAAACAGCATCCTGGATTGTTCAACGAAAAGGGTCATATTGGGTTCTTGGGTCACGGTTCGCCGGTAAAATTCCGGAATATCCGTATCAAGGAATTGAAATAA
- a CDS encoding Gfo/Idh/MocA family oxidoreductase, protein MKTNRRDFLKTLGGVAAFSIVPRHVLGNGFIAPSDQLTKGIIGTGGMGRGHVDYAGTRLVAVCDVDKNHLELGKNLVKDRIAAYTDFRDLILDKNVDIVHIATPPHWHGIMSVEAAKAGKDIWCEKPMTRTIGEGKRVMEAVKQYGNMFRLNTWFRFKDPFYGLGTPVKPLKKLVQSGMLGWPLKVTISKHTGFDWKFYWVGKEYLEPQRVPAELDYDMWLGPAPFKPYNEHRVHQTFRGYWDYDGGGLGDMGQHYIDPVQYFLGKDHTSPVKVEVDAPQQHPDAVGTWRSITYTYEDGCQIVLWGGDYGDPNTPYIAGPNGNVYKNFVCDIPNWEKKLADYPEPEPQITEFLTSVKTRQKFALNEQNGFRSATIVNMGAVALRLNRTLQFDPVKLEFINDEAANRLLDQPMRAPWNI, encoded by the coding sequence ATGAAAACAAACAGAAGAGATTTCTTAAAGACTCTGGGAGGTGTTGCGGCATTTTCGATTGTACCGCGGCATGTACTGGGGAATGGGTTTATTGCCCCAAGTGATCAACTAACAAAAGGTATTATTGGTACTGGCGGAATGGGGCGTGGTCATGTTGACTATGCTGGGACCCGTTTAGTGGCCGTTTGCGATGTTGATAAGAATCATTTGGAACTAGGTAAAAATCTTGTAAAAGACAGGATTGCAGCTTATACTGATTTCCGTGATTTGATTTTAGATAAAAATGTGGATATTGTGCATATTGCTACTCCTCCTCACTGGCATGGAATTATGTCGGTCGAAGCAGCTAAGGCAGGTAAGGATATATGGTGTGAAAAACCAATGACCCGTACCATTGGCGAAGGAAAACGTGTGATGGAGGCTGTAAAGCAATATGGTAATATGTTCCGTCTGAATACATGGTTCCGCTTCAAAGATCCTTTCTATGGATTGGGAACTCCTGTTAAGCCGCTCAAGAAGCTTGTACAGAGTGGTATGTTGGGTTGGCCTTTAAAAGTAACCATAAGCAAACATACTGGTTTTGACTGGAAATTTTACTGGGTTGGTAAAGAATACCTTGAACCACAACGTGTGCCTGCAGAGCTTGATTACGATATGTGGTTAGGCCCGGCTCCTTTCAAACCTTACAATGAGCATCGTGTTCATCAGACTTTTCGCGGTTACTGGGATTATGATGGAGGTGGACTAGGGGATATGGGGCAACATTATATTGACCCGGTTCAATATTTCTTAGGAAAAGACCATACTAGCCCGGTTAAAGTTGAAGTAGACGCTCCGCAACAACATCCTGATGCTGTTGGAACATGGCGTTCTATTACTTATACGTACGAAGACGGATGTCAGATTGTGCTTTGGGGTGGCGATTACGGAGATCCAAATACACCGTATATTGCTGGTCCTAATGGAAATGTTTACAAGAACTTTGTTTGTGATATTCCTAACTGGGAAAAGAAGTTGGCAGATTATCCCGAGCCAGAACCACAGATAACAGAATTCCTTACGAGCGTAAAAACACGTCAGAAGTTTGCATTGAACGAACAGAACGGATTCCGTTCGGCAACCATTGTAAATATGGGAGCTGTGGCATTGCGATTGAACCGGACTTTGCAATTTGACCCGGTGAAGCTTGAGTTTATTAACGACGAAGCCGCTAATCGTTTGCTGGATCAGCCGATGCGCGCACCTTGGAATATTTAA